The DNA region ATCTAGACTTTAGGtcaaatttagaaaaaactacTGCATCACACAACCTATGAAACAAGTCATTTTTGCTAGGAATAGGGTACCTAATCCACTCTAAGACTTTGTTCAAGGATTTATGATTAATAACTAGACGGGgtgtctctctctcaatttctacatttgtttttatcataaaaaacaTCACAAGACCAGGGAGACTTATTATGcttgataatatttttggtaAGAAAATCATTAATCTCATTTTTGCAAAATTCTAAAGACTcactattcatttgaataggtcGAGCTTTAGTTGGaatatttctttcaaaaaaatctttaatataaGGTCAAGAAACAACATGTTTCTTCCTATGCCAAAAGGCATTTGGAAGATCAgaacaaatatcatcaatcaatcTATTgttaaaatctttaattttttatagaagtAATTTACTAGAAAATTTTTCAGAAATCATTTTTAATCTAATTTCCTGTTGAAGGAAATTCAAATGCTTGGCTtttgcaaaaagaaaatatttcaaacttttgtcagtatcaatttcaaattttaaaacaaatttaaactTGACTTTCTAGCCAAAATGATCAGTGGTAATAccatcatttaaaaaaagaaatggatatAAAGAGGAAATAAAAGGAAAGCCTAATATGACTTTGTTagtcatatttttaataagCGAAGACggaattttaaaacaaacattATCTTGGCAAACATCAGCAGTATTGAACTCATACTTGATCTTCATCATATTTACTGGAAATTATTCCTCCTTGGATACAATTCATATCTGAGCTGAAATCAATCATAACAATCACAGAAAATTCAAAttcatgaaaaataatgatagtaATGGACACACTTGTACTTGCGCTTCGTGTTCTCTTTTTGATTTATGGAAATAATGACCTAATTTGTAGGGAGAGAAAAAAGGTTTTGATATGTTAAGTACCTTACCTAGTAACAACTCACACAAAGAAACTTGAATCaagaattcaaaaaattatgaataatgaAATGACTGAAATCCAAGAATCAAGAATGGAATTCTTGGAAGAAGCCTTAGAGGGATTTCCAGCCTCATGTTATTACTCAACTTCTATTAAAATTCTTTCAACACAGAATCATACGAGACCATGGGAGAAGGACACGAAAACAATGGAGAATATAATATTGCATCATGATTTTCTGGTTcttctgaaaaataaatacaaaaaagataaagaaaaaagtggaacatacatatatatatatatatatatatatggaaaaagcTTTCGATCTCTTATGTACCTTGCCTTGTAACAATCTAGACAAAGAAATTTCAATCAAGATTTGAAAGAATTGTGAACAATGAAATGACTGAAATCCAAGAATCAAGAATGAATTCTAGGAAGAAGCCTTTGAGGAATTTCCAAgtacctcatttttttttttttttaagaagagtcGAGGATCACCTGTCCAATAGTGATccgtcccaattttattaagaaaccctcacttatggtggaggaaaatCGTGGTTACAAACTGACACCTGGGGTTACAAAATAAGCAAAAAAGACCAAAAGCaggtgtcaaaaaaaaaaaaaaaaaaaaactagaagccTTTAACGagaaaaacagaacaaaacgcacaaaaggagagaaaaaaccACACTTGCAAAAAAGACATTAACAcaagagaaaacaaaacaataaaaaaaaaaacttaccaaACCAACACGACAAACAGAATCTCCAAAATAGAGAAGCCATTAACTGCAGCTCAAAGATGGGAAAACCCAATTTATCCAAGCGAATTAAGCCTCGAGGAATCCTAGGCATGTCCCCAATAAAATTCCAATCTGAGTGATGACCAACCACACCACTCCTAGCCAACCGGTCAACAACTTTATTGCCCTCTCTATAGACATGCCAAAGCACACAAACCATAGAGTCGGTAAGAACAAGAATATCTTCCTAGAAATCCTCCAAATACCACACACCACATCTCCTCCTATTCCACCAAGAGATAACCACTTGAGAATCTAATTCAATTTCCACCAGGTTAATCCCCAAATGTTTACAGGCTTTGAGACCCTGCAGGAGAGCTAACAACTTAACTCTATTATTTGAGCCAAAACCAATATGAGAAGTAAAAGCATGAACTAGATGATTGCGATAATATCTAATAATCCCACCCACCCCTGAAGAACCTGGATTACCAAGACTACTGCCATATGTATTCAACTCAAACTACTCTTGAGCATGTTTTTTCCATGTCAGAAGCTGAGAATATTGTCTAACAGGAGCCAAAGCCGGGACGTGCAAGGCCTGCAAAATTTCCAGATCATACCGGGAACAAGTTTTAACCTTATTCGTGTCTTGACACACAGAATTCATccagaaattaatagcatgccAAACCGAATTAAAAGACTCAAAACGCCCCTCCATACGGGCCGTACATCTTCTGCACCAAAGCTGCCAAGTAATAATAGAAGGAAGAAACCCCACCAAATGCCCActtgagaagaggaagaagcacGTCGAAACTAGGCTATCACTGTCTCCATACAAGTGCGACCAAGAGGAAGACCAAAAGTAGCACCACAAGAATGCCAAACCTTTGCAACAAAAACCCCTTCAAACAGGACATGGTTTTGATCTTCATAATTACCTTCATCATAGCAATCGTAGCGAGAAGTTATAGGAATACCAATTCGTCAAAGACGATCATCAATGCTCAAAGCCATAATTCCAAGCTTTCCACATAGCAACTGAAATTTTAAGAGGAAGTGATTTATGCCACATCCAAGAATGCCATTCCATGCTAGACCCAATACAAATACAATCCCAAGTAGATTTGGTATTGAAACTGCCACTCTCATGATTCGTCCAAATCAACACATCAGAACCCCTCTTACAACCAGCCAAAGCCTCAATTATGTCATCCACATTATTCTGACCCACTAAGGTAGTCAACAACTCCACATCCCAACTATTAGACATCTTACAGTACTTAATTTTAAGCAACGGGTTTCCCACAAGATGATAATCATCAATTAACGGGCCGCTTTCCCtccatttatcataccaaaatAAAATGTTCCCATCCCTAACACGCCACTTAGAGTTATTGAGGATACCAAGAATACTTTTAAcgatcattttccaaaaccttgTACATTTTTTAGTGTCAATGAGGGACCACGGGGAAGACCCcacatatttttccttaaagaaTCTAGCCCATAAAGAATTACCTTGAATTAAATTCCAAGCAAACCGCATGTGCAAGGCTTTTTGCATATCATCCAAATTGCGCAACCCCAGACCACCTTCCTCAATTGGCTTACAAATATTGTCCCAAGCcacccattttttttcctttcccattccccacacccaaaaaaaaaagtgctcaTCAGGCGATTTAAGACTTTGATGATTGATTGGGGGACCTGCAAAACAGCAAACAAATGTAAAGCCATGCTAGAAAGAACATGCCGAAGAAGAATCAGACGTCCCCCCGAGGAGAGGATCTTCATTTTCCAACCGCTTATCTTTTTCCAGACTTTATTCACCATCTCCTCCAAATGCGCATGCTTGAGACGCCCCAAAACAATAGGAACCCCTAGATACTTAAAGGGGAAAGAACTTTCCAAGAACCCTGTCATCCTCTTGAGAGCTCTCTTATTGGCCGAAGagattttttgagaaaagaacaTGGAAGTTTTATCTTTATTGATCATCTGACCTGACCAAGTTTCATACTTCTCAAAAACCCATAATGGTTCCCTCATAGAATTCTTGCTACCATTTAGAAaaatcacaatgtcatcagcatACATGAGGTGCGAAATCTGGGGAGTTCCTCGAGCTTGAGAAAATTGACCAATCTTTTTTTCCGCCACACTATGCTTTAAGAGTCTAGAAAGAACCTCTTGAAAAGATAAGGGCATAGTGGATCCCTCTGTCGAAGACCACGGCCCCCTTGAAAGAAACCTTTCATCGTACCATTGAGCATCACAGAATACCAAATATTGGAAATACAAGCATGAATTAAATCACAgaaaggggggagggggggaggaAACTAAAACAACGAAGCACCTCCAACAAAAAGTTCCAATCCACTCGATCATACGCTTTGGCCATGTCGACTTTAAGCATGCTATTACCACCATGAGACTGCTTATTAAGAGAATGGACCATTTCCTGAGTAAGACTGATATTTTCAAATACACCCAGGAATAAAAGCACCTTGCTCAAGAGAAATCATCTTGGGGAGAAGACTTGtaagataattaacaataattttgGAACAAATTTGATAGAAAACCGAACAAAGACTGATCGGCCTAAATTTGTTGAATCCCTAAGGCACATCCATCTTCGAAAAGAGCACAGTAAACGAAGTTGAATAAAACCTCAGAAGAGTTTTAGAGATAAAAAAATCTGAGATAGCCTCCAAGACATCCATCTTCACCACCTCCAAGCTGCTTTTAAAGAAACCCACACCAAAACCATCCGGCCCCAGTGAACTGTTTATAGGAATAGAAGAAAAGGCCTCGTGAACTTCATCCAGAGAAGGAGTTCGACAGATACGGGCACAATCCGCTTCATCAATAACCGGCGAGATTAAGTAAGATAAGTCCGGAAGCTCTCTTGACTTGTTGGTATTTTGaagaaaaccagaaaaataattCACGACACCTAGATGATTGTCTTCCGGAGAAGAAAACTCAACCCCATCCAAAGTTCTCATCTCTTGAATTCTTTTATTCCTTTTGTTAGCTAAACAGACAATGGAAAAATTTAGTATTACGGTCTCCTTCCATTTTCCACTTAAGCTTAGCCATTTGAGCCAACCTAATATCTTCTCTACGCCTCCAAGGGACAACTCAATAGAGGAAGATACAAGCTCtctttcatcatcttcattCCAATCCCTTTGTAGACTACAGTTTAGTTGCTCAAGTTTCTTTTCAAGAGTAGCAATCTGAACATTGGTCCTCCCAAACACTTGCTTGTTCCATTCACAAAGGGCCACCTTAATCTTCTTAAGTTTACTAGCAAGACTGACTAGACCCGTACCAACAGCAGGTACAGACCAAACATGCTGAACAAAATCCATAAAATCGAGATGATCCACCCACATTTGCTGGAATCAAAACGGAGAAGGGCCATAGGAAAAAGGATCCTTACGAGACTCTATGATCATAGGACAATGATCCAAAGTTGTCCTTGGCAAATACAAACAATTCGCATTAGGACAATTAGTAAGTAAATTAGGATCAAGTAGCACACGTTCCAATTTAGCCCAACTTCTGGATAAGCCACGCTGACCATGGCACCAAGAAAACTTACAACCCTGAGATTTCATATCAATCAAATCGTTCTAGTGAATCCAATTGTTAAAATCTTCAATGGCGATACGAGGCTGTGATCTACCACCCTGCCTTTCCAACTCAGATCGAATAATATTGAAGTCTCCAGCAAATAAACAAGGCTCATCACCCATACTATTTGAACTAAACTCCTCCCATAATTGCCGTCTATCAATCATATTGCACTTGGCGTAAATAAAATTACCCAGAAAATGAAAGGATCCCTCTGCTATATGTAAAGAAATAAACCTTGAACCCATTTGGATAACTTGAACAT from Carya illinoinensis cultivar Pawnee chromosome 6, C.illinoinensisPawnee_v1, whole genome shotgun sequence includes:
- the LOC122312605 gene encoding uncharacterized protein LOC122312605, translating into MDFVQHVWSVPAVGTGLVSLASKLKKIKVALCEWNKQVFGRTNVQIATLEKKLEQLNCSLQRDWNEDDERELVSSSIELSLGGVEKILGWLKWLSLSGKWKETVILNFSIVCLANKRNKRIQEMRTLDGVEFSSPEDNHLGVVNYFSGFLQNTNKSRELPDLSYLISPVIDEADCARICRTPSLDEVHEAFSSIPINSSLGPDGFGVGFFKSSLEVVKMDVLEAISDFFISKTLLRFYSTSFTVLFSKMDVP